From the Diospyros lotus cultivar Yz01 chromosome 13, ASM1463336v1, whole genome shotgun sequence genome, one window contains:
- the LOC127788188 gene encoding uncharacterized protein LOC127788188, producing the protein MDQMERVLGSMVTLMRGTQPVGQVIPRNPNVSDKFQRLNPPIFRGKAGTNPCESEFWLEQIEKIFDFIGCEEEDKVGCATFMLRDEADQWWKTMQRTLQGLEGQGTPVTTWVQFKELFNTKYFPLCKKMEKGREFMNLKQTGDMSIT; encoded by the coding sequence ATGGATCAAATGGAACGGGTCTTGGGAAGTATGGTCACCCTTATGCGAGGAACACAACCAGTGGGTCAGGTTATCCCTCGAAATCCTAATGTTAGCGACAAGTTCCAGCGGTTGAACCCGCCTATTTTTCGAGGAAAGGCAGGGACCAATCCCTGTGAAAGTGAGTTTTGGCTGGAGCAGATCGAAAAGATCTTTGACTTTATTGGCTGTGAGGAGGAGGACAAAGTTGGTTGTGCAACATTCATGCTTCGTGATGAAGCTGACCAGTGGTGGAAAACGATGCAGAGGACCCTACAAGGTCTTGAAGGACAAGGTACGCCAGTTACTACGTGGGTGCAGTTTAAGGAACTTTTTAATACGAAATACTTTCCTTTGtgtaagaaaatggagaaaggtCGGGAGTTCATGAATCTAAAACAAACTGGGGACATGTCCATCACCTAA